One Gloeocapsopsis sp. IPPAS B-1203 DNA window includes the following coding sequences:
- a CDS encoding DUF433 domain-containing protein codes for MEEVNRIVIDPNICLGQPTIRGMRITVAFVLKLLASMSIQQIVEAYPELEHEDIQQALNYAAWVVSDQLISVRSA; via the coding sequence ATGGAAGAGGTTAATCGTATTGTCATCGATCCTAACATCTGTCTTGGACAACCTACTATTCGTGGCATGCGAATCACAGTAGCCTTCGTTCTGAAACTTCTAGCAAGTATGTCGATTCAGCAGATTGTTGAGGCGTACCCTGAACTTGAGCATGAGGACATTCAACAAGCTCTTAACTATGCTGCATGGGTAGTCTCAGACCAATTGATTAGTGTTCGTTCTGCATGA
- a CDS encoding metal ABC transporter permease, which produces MNWLIEPLTFEFMRHAIATAVLLGVLCAVVGTYLIVQRMGLLGDVIAHAVLPGLAIAFFFGIDIYLGAFISGTLSTFVITWIESQSRIKVDVAMALVFSGFLALGITLITVLQSKLDLHQFLFGDILGVTATDIWQTLIITIFVLVLVKLFYKELLFYTFDPLGAQAIGLPVQLIHFGLNAAITLTIIASMQAVGVILVVSLLVGPGITAYMLVKELHHMMIVGAVFGMISSVSGMYLSYYLNIPSGAAIVLVVSGLFLLALLFSPHQGILAQRF; this is translated from the coding sequence ATGAATTGGTTAATTGAACCTTTAACTTTTGAATTTATGCGTCATGCGATCGCCACAGCAGTTTTGCTAGGAGTTTTGTGTGCGGTTGTGGGAACTTATTTAATTGTGCAGCGGATGGGTTTATTAGGAGATGTTATTGCTCATGCTGTTTTACCAGGACTAGCGATCGCTTTTTTCTTTGGCATAGATATTTATCTCGGTGCATTTATTTCTGGAACACTGAGTACGTTTGTCATTACTTGGATTGAATCTCAATCTCGGATTAAAGTTGATGTTGCTATGGCGTTAGTTTTCTCTGGATTTTTAGCATTAGGAATTACTTTAATTACTGTGTTGCAGAGTAAACTTGATTTACATCAATTTCTGTTTGGTGATATTTTAGGAGTAACTGCTACAGATATTTGGCAGACTTTAATTATCACTATTTTTGTTTTAGTTTTAGTCAAGCTTTTTTATAAAGAATTATTATTTTATACTTTTGATCCTTTAGGAGCGCAAGCTATAGGTTTACCTGTACAACTCATTCATTTTGGGTTAAATGCTGCAATTACTTTAACTATTATTGCTAGTATGCAGGCTGTAGGAGTGATACTCGTTGTTTCCCTACTAGTTGGTCCAGGAATCACAGCTTACATGCTTGTCAAAGAACTTCATCACATGATGATAGTAGGTGCAGTTTTTGGAATGATCAGCAGTGTAAGTGGTATGTATCTTAGTTATTACTTGAATATCCCTTCAGGTGCAGCGATAGTCCTGGTTGTCTCAGGGTTGTTTCTGCTTGCTTTGTTGTTTAGCCCTCATCAGGGTATTTTAGCGCAACGCTTTTAG
- a CDS encoding metal ABC transporter ATP-binding protein codes for MLEVQHLGVNYQGISAVEDVSFCLQPGQIVGVIGPNGAGKSTLVKGILGLVPTASGRVRYRARSLKQQLHSVAYVPQRSAIDWDYPITVERVVLMGRTMHTGWLREHSRRSREIAAAAMERVGISHLRRRSIGELSGGQQQRVFLARTLAQEAELFFFDEPFVGIDKKTESIMFEVFEELKLQGKILLLITHDLGGALAQCDRLLLLNRKIIAHGSLKEVFTSENIQRAYGDSVLLLNQQII; via the coding sequence ATGTTAGAGGTTCAGCACTTAGGTGTCAACTACCAAGGAATTTCTGCTGTTGAGGATGTCAGTTTTTGCTTACAACCAGGACAAATTGTTGGCGTGATTGGTCCAAATGGGGCAGGAAAAAGTACGCTAGTCAAGGGCATTTTAGGTTTAGTACCAACAGCGAGTGGTAGAGTGAGGTATAGGGCGCGATCGCTTAAACAGCAATTACACTCAGTTGCCTACGTGCCACAGAGATCGGCGATTGATTGGGACTATCCCATTACTGTAGAGCGTGTTGTCTTAATGGGGCGCACCATGCACACAGGTTGGTTGCGCGAACATAGCCGTCGCTCAAGAGAAATTGCTGCAGCAGCAATGGAACGTGTAGGAATCTCTCATTTACGGCGGCGTTCGATTGGGGAACTTTCAGGAGGACAGCAACAACGGGTATTTTTGGCTCGTACCCTAGCTCAAGAGGCTGAGTTGTTCTTTTTTGACGAACCTTTTGTCGGGATTGATAAAAAGACAGAATCGATTATGTTTGAGGTTTTTGAAGAATTGAAACTTCAAGGAAAAATTTTGTTACTGATTACGCATGATTTAGGAGGTGCATTAGCGCAGTGCGATCGCCTCTTGCTATTGAATCGTAAAATTATTGCTCATGGATCGCTCAAAGAAGTTTTTACAAGTGAAAATATTCAACGTGCTTATGGAGATAGTGTACTACTTTTGAATCAACAAATTATATGA
- a CDS encoding zinc ABC transporter substrate-binding protein — MLHKHYQQIVLTITLGLIGCNPTPTGQDTTTQPAGDRPSVIATTSVLCDMTQQVAAETIDLTCMVAPGEDPHLYQPTPEDRKAIEQADLILYGGYDFEPALIKLVEATSNPAPKVAVHEVAVSQPIMAEPHSHGHDHEHSHDDGSTAEENAPDPHVWHSAQNGIAMVETIRDNLEQIAPNHASLYNSNAQQVTSELTQIDTWIKSQIATIPPQQRKLVTTHDAMNYYSQAYGIPIEGALGGISTEEAPTAARVSELVKDIRQSSVPTIFAEATINPRLIETVAREANVQVSERKLFADGLGEPGTDADTYQNKLIANTRTIVEGLGGNYTPPQVASKRGEG, encoded by the coding sequence ATGTTACACAAGCATTATCAGCAAATTGTCCTAACCATAACCTTGGGGTTAATCGGCTGTAATCCAACACCAACAGGACAAGATACAACAACACAACCTGCGGGCGATCGCCCCTCAGTGATTGCAACTACCAGTGTACTGTGTGACATGACACAACAAGTTGCCGCTGAGACTATTGATTTAACATGCATGGTTGCACCAGGAGAAGACCCTCATTTGTATCAACCTACACCTGAAGACCGCAAAGCGATCGAACAAGCAGATTTAATTCTATACGGTGGTTACGATTTTGAACCAGCTTTAATCAAATTAGTTGAAGCTACTAGTAATCCTGCACCAAAAGTTGCAGTACATGAAGTTGCAGTTTCGCAGCCAATTATGGCAGAACCTCACAGTCACGGACACGATCATGAGCATTCTCATGACGACGGTAGTACAGCAGAGGAAAATGCACCAGATCCTCATGTATGGCATAGTGCCCAAAATGGTATTGCCATGGTAGAAACTATTCGCGATAACCTAGAGCAAATAGCACCAAATCACGCATCGCTCTACAACAGCAACGCCCAACAAGTGACTAGCGAATTAACTCAAATCGATACCTGGATCAAATCACAAATTGCCACAATTCCACCCCAGCAACGCAAGTTAGTTACGACCCATGATGCGATGAACTACTATTCTCAGGCATATGGTATCCCTATTGAAGGAGCATTAGGAGGCATTAGTACAGAGGAAGCACCTACTGCTGCTAGAGTTAGCGAACTAGTCAAAGATATTCGCCAATCGAGTGTACCAACAATTTTTGCCGAAGCAACGATTAATCCGAGGTTGATTGAAACTGTTGCTAGAGAAGCCAATGTTCAAGTTTCAGAGCGTAAGCTTTTTGCCGATGGCTTAGGAGAACCAGGAACTGATGCTGATACCTACCAAAACAAGCTTATTGCTAATACTCGCACTATTGTAGAAGGACTAGGCGGTAACTACACACCTCCACAAGTAGCTAGTAAAAGGGGTGAGGGGTGA
- a CDS encoding 2Fe-2S iron-sulfur cluster-binding protein, translating to MMVYQVRLVNPDIALDRTILVSEDQYILDIAEEAGIRLPAGCRQGNCSACVAKIISGEVDQSEQRFLQAAEIAAGYTITCVAYPLSDCILQTHQEQVLYHTSLYYSAEQSR from the coding sequence ATAATGGTCTATCAGGTTCGATTAGTGAATCCTGACATAGCACTTGATCGCACAATTTTAGTTTCTGAAGATCAATACATTCTTGATATAGCAGAAGAAGCAGGAATTCGTTTACCTGCGGGGTGTCGTCAAGGAAACTGTTCCGCCTGCGTTGCCAAAATTATTAGCGGAGAAGTCGATCAAAGCGAACAGAGATTTTTGCAAGCTGCAGAAATTGCAGCAGGTTACACTATTACTTGTGTAGCTTATCCATTATCGGATTGTATCTTACAAACGCATCAAGAACAAGTTTTGTATCATACTTCCTTGTATTATTCTGCTGAACAAAGTAGGTAA
- a CDS encoding SRPBCC family protein, with amino-acid sequence MVKFKYSSLIDAPVEVVWNFHERPDILNLLTPPWQHIQVIHRAGGLEVGALSEVRIFVGPIPLKWLAVHTEYDKYHFFTDEQREGMFEYWRHRHQFTAEDHTTLLTDDIDFSLPGGFLSDFFASWSVMMQLDQIFRYRHEVTQRECRIHH; translated from the coding sequence ATGGTTAAATTTAAATATTCTTCGCTAATTGATGCACCTGTAGAAGTTGTGTGGAATTTCCATGAGCGTCCTGATATACTCAACCTTTTAACTCCTCCTTGGCAACATATTCAAGTTATCCATCGTGCAGGAGGATTAGAGGTAGGAGCATTATCTGAAGTGAGAATTTTTGTTGGTCCAATCCCCCTAAAATGGTTAGCTGTTCACACTGAATATGATAAATATCATTTCTTTACAGATGAACAGCGCGAAGGAATGTTTGAATATTGGAGACATCGCCATCAGTTTACAGCAGAAGATCATACAACTCTGCTTACCGATGATATAGACTTTAGTTTACCTGGTGGATTTTTATCAGACTTCTTTGCTAGTTGGTCAGTCATGATGCAACTCGATCAAATATTTCGCTATCGGCATGAAGTCACACAACGAGAATGTCGAATTCATCATTAA
- a CDS encoding TldD/PmbA family protein, whose protein sequence is MHPSTLLLTRELPNLQYSSTRDRFDETWEAPLSTLLGLGRAAGADFVEFFLERVNYINCLAEDDTITSISPRLSTGAGVRVFRGKADCYVSTNDLSFTGLKAALEKGLSILGLQLPAPNGYVPEINLELLRDYATKKDKESWLAGCSSMREMGEILLDANAHLKQKATHVQSRRAVYFRDWQEVLVAASDGTFARDIRLTQSVGYNLLCADAANRSSISKRVGSTSEPDFLRNWHYQTDAEEVADSAGKMLYADYVESGNYPIIMANEFGGVIFHEACGHLLETTQIERKTTPFADKKGEKIAHESLTAWDEGLSQDAFGTIDMDDEGMPAQRTLLIENGILKNFISDRTGSMRTGHPRTGSGRRQNYTYAAASRMRNTYIAPGNYTNDDLFGSIDKGIYCKKMGGGSVGPTGQFNFAVDEAYLIENGKITKPLKGATLIGDAKEIMNKISMCSQDLGLAAGFCGSVSGSVYVTVGQPHIKVDSITVGGR, encoded by the coding sequence ATGCATCCCAGTACGTTACTGCTAACTAGGGAATTACCAAACCTGCAATATAGCTCAACACGCGATCGCTTCGATGAAACCTGGGAAGCGCCATTATCAACTCTTTTAGGTTTAGGACGTGCAGCAGGGGCTGATTTTGTTGAATTTTTCTTAGAGCGAGTCAACTATATCAACTGTCTAGCTGAAGACGACACAATTACTAGTATTTCTCCACGACTATCTACAGGTGCAGGAGTCCGAGTTTTTCGTGGCAAAGCCGATTGCTATGTTAGTACCAACGATTTATCATTTACAGGACTCAAAGCCGCCCTGGAAAAAGGATTATCGATTTTAGGGTTACAACTTCCAGCACCTAACGGTTATGTGCCAGAAATTAACTTAGAACTTCTGCGCGATTACGCCACCAAAAAAGACAAAGAGTCTTGGCTTGCAGGATGCAGTTCGATGCGCGAAATGGGCGAAATTCTCCTTGACGCTAATGCGCACCTTAAACAAAAAGCAACTCACGTCCAATCAAGACGCGCAGTATATTTCCGCGATTGGCAAGAAGTTTTAGTTGCAGCGAGTGATGGAACTTTCGCCAGAGACATCCGCCTAACGCAATCGGTAGGTTATAACCTTTTGTGTGCAGATGCTGCAAATCGTTCATCGATTAGTAAGCGCGTTGGAAGCACCAGCGAACCCGACTTTTTAAGAAATTGGCACTATCAAACCGACGCGGAAGAAGTCGCCGACTCCGCCGGAAAAATGCTCTACGCCGACTATGTAGAATCTGGTAATTACCCCATCATCATGGCAAATGAGTTTGGGGGCGTGATCTTCCACGAAGCTTGCGGACACTTGTTAGAAACTACCCAAATTGAGCGCAAAACAACTCCGTTTGCAGATAAGAAAGGTGAGAAAATTGCGCATGAAAGCCTAACAGCTTGGGATGAAGGACTTTCTCAAGATGCTTTTGGGACGATTGACATGGACGATGAAGGAATGCCTGCGCAAAGAACATTATTGATCGAAAATGGCATTTTGAAGAATTTTATCAGCGATCGCACTGGTTCAATGCGTACCGGACACCCCAGAACAGGTAGCGGACGCCGCCAAAACTATACATATGCAGCAGCATCAAGGATGCGTAACACCTACATCGCCCCAGGAAATTACACCAACGACGACTTATTTGGCTCAATCGATAAAGGTATCTACTGCAAGAAAATGGGCGGTGGTAGCGTTGGTCCTACAGGACAATTCAACTTCGCTGTCGATGAAGCGTACCTGATTGAAAATGGCAAAATCACCAAGCCCCTCAAAGGCGCAACCTTAATTGGTGACGCCAAAGAAATCATGAACAAGATCTCGATGTGTTCGCAAGACTTGGGACTTGCAGCAGGATTCTGCGGTTCTGTTAGCGGTAGTGTTTACGTTACCGTAGGTCAACCTCATATCAAAGTCGATTCGATTACCGTCGGTGGAAGATAG
- a CDS encoding TldD/PmbA family protein produces MPNIDELAGYTQASAERLGIEKFDIYGSSVDETSVQVDSGEPKQVKASNRSSVIVRVWNKDNTVGVTSTTDVDPNGIDLALKTAYEASTFGVKENVPDFSPEATAELQANTEATAPQAPVSQLIDTLIAAEKELLQAHPAIKGVPYNGLSQRDLSRFYLNSQGAVRNEARSYASIYLYSKTEQEGKKPRSAGAFRINRSLEQIDLQGCVQEAAEKTISHLDYEKVKSGKYRVVFSPEAFLSLLGAFSNLFNAQNILDKQSLSTPESLGKQIASPLLCVCDDALHPENIAAETFDGEGTPTKRISLIDNGVLRNFIHSAGTAKRFNTQPTGHANIGAKVSVSSHFYHVFPGETASQEYSLDDAENVIFIDDVQALHAGVKALQGSFSLPFDGWIVNKGKKTSIESATVAGDFLELLQSIIFVEQEPELTPAGVCPRIWVDNLSITGE; encoded by the coding sequence ATGCCTAATATTGATGAACTTGCAGGATATACGCAAGCGAGTGCAGAACGCCTGGGAATAGAAAAATTTGATATTTACGGTTCATCTGTTGACGAAACCAGCGTTCAAGTTGATAGTGGAGAACCAAAACAAGTCAAAGCCTCGAATCGTTCCAGCGTCATTGTACGTGTTTGGAATAAAGATAATACCGTCGGAGTAACCAGCACTACCGATGTCGATCCTAATGGCATTGACTTGGCTTTAAAAACAGCTTATGAAGCAAGTACCTTTGGGGTAAAAGAAAATGTCCCTGACTTCAGCCCTGAAGCTACTGCTGAACTGCAAGCCAATACCGAAGCAACAGCCCCGCAAGCGCCCGTTTCACAACTTATTGACACTCTGATTGCAGCTGAAAAAGAACTCTTACAAGCACATCCTGCGATTAAAGGCGTACCATACAACGGCTTGTCGCAAAGAGACCTTAGTCGCTTCTACCTCAACAGTCAAGGTGCGGTACGTAACGAAGCGCGATCGTATGCATCGATTTATCTTTACAGCAAAACCGAACAAGAAGGCAAAAAACCCCGTAGTGCTGGCGCTTTTCGGATCAATCGTAGTTTAGAACAAATTGATTTGCAAGGTTGCGTCCAAGAAGCCGCCGAGAAAACAATTAGCCATTTAGATTACGAAAAAGTTAAATCGGGTAAATATCGTGTTGTTTTCTCCCCCGAAGCTTTTTTAAGTTTATTAGGTGCTTTTTCCAACCTTTTTAACGCCCAAAATATCTTAGATAAGCAAAGTCTTTCGACACCAGAATCTTTAGGTAAACAAATCGCCTCACCACTGCTTTGTGTTTGTGATGATGCGCTGCATCCTGAAAATATTGCCGCAGAAACTTTTGATGGTGAAGGTACGCCAACCAAACGTATTTCATTAATTGATAACGGAGTTTTGAGGAATTTTATTCACAGCGCAGGTACCGCAAAACGTTTCAATACGCAACCGACAGGACACGCGAATATTGGTGCGAAAGTTAGTGTAAGTTCGCATTTTTATCACGTATTTCCTGGAGAAACTGCATCACAGGAATACAGTTTAGATGATGCCGAAAACGTCATTTTTATTGATGATGTGCAAGCGCTTCATGCCGGAGTTAAAGCGTTACAAGGTTCATTTTCACTGCCGTTTGACGGTTGGATTGTGAACAAGGGTAAAAAAACAAGTATTGAATCTGCAACGGTTGCAGGAGACTTTCTGGAATTATTGCAGTCAATTATCTTTGTCGAGCAAGAACCTGAACTAACACCAGCAGGGGTTTGTCCAAGGATTTGGGTTGATAATCTTTCAATTACTGGAGAATAA
- a CDS encoding MFS transporter, which yields MRTFTIIWLGQLVSTIGTYMTEFALIIWAWELTGSATALALVGFFSQLPRIPITLFAGIIVDRFNRKRLMILGDAIAALSTIAILLLYLTDNLQIWHLYLTSAVNGSFGQIQQLAYSTSIAMIVPQQHYTRASSMGSMVHYGSAIFAPALAGSLYPVVGLLGILLIDLTTFTVAIATLIAVNIPQPSRPDADQQVLETLTFGLRYIWNHRGLRALLVTTALFWFAHDLGGAIYDPMILARTDGSAQVLGSVAASAGIGGVTGAVIVSVWGGPQRRINGMLLGFIGAGLSKTVFGLGRTTFVWIPAQFCSSLNFPLLSSAETALWMANVVPEKQGRVFAANALVLQIVSAIAIFIAGPLADRVFEPAMSPGGIATILGSIFSSGSGAGMAVLYVITAISLFLVGCGGFAYRELQELEDIKPNRDNHTI from the coding sequence GTGCGTACCTTTACCATTATCTGGCTTGGTCAACTTGTCTCTACCATCGGCACTTATATGACCGAGTTTGCCTTAATAATTTGGGCTTGGGAACTGACAGGTTCAGCGACAGCTTTGGCACTTGTCGGCTTTTTCTCGCAATTACCGCGCATTCCGATTACTCTGTTTGCAGGTATCATTGTTGATCGCTTTAACCGCAAACGTTTGATGATCTTAGGAGATGCAATTGCTGCACTTTCTACTATAGCTATCTTGCTACTGTACCTTACTGATAACTTACAAATCTGGCATCTTTACTTAACAAGTGCGGTTAATGGTAGTTTTGGACAAATTCAGCAGCTTGCCTACTCAACCTCAATTGCAATGATTGTGCCACAACAGCACTATACCCGTGCTAGCAGTATGGGTTCAATGGTACACTATGGCTCTGCAATCTTTGCTCCAGCGTTGGCTGGTAGTCTTTATCCTGTCGTTGGACTGTTAGGTATTCTCTTAATTGACTTAACAACTTTTACCGTTGCAATCGCCACCTTGATTGCTGTTAATATTCCCCAGCCATCGCGTCCTGATGCCGATCAGCAAGTTTTAGAGACTCTAACTTTTGGACTGCGCTATATTTGGAATCACCGAGGTTTACGTGCTTTATTAGTGACAACTGCACTATTTTGGTTTGCGCATGACCTTGGAGGAGCCATTTACGACCCGATGATTCTCGCGCGTACTGATGGTAGTGCTCAAGTTTTAGGCAGTGTTGCGGCATCTGCTGGGATTGGAGGCGTCACAGGTGCAGTTATTGTTAGTGTTTGGGGTGGTCCTCAGCGGCGAATCAACGGCATGCTGCTAGGATTTATTGGGGCAGGATTGAGTAAAACCGTCTTTGGCTTAGGACGTACAACATTCGTATGGATTCCTGCACAATTTTGCTCCTCGTTAAATTTCCCATTGCTGAGTAGCGCTGAAACGGCACTTTGGATGGCAAACGTAGTTCCAGAGAAGCAAGGGCGGGTATTTGCCGCCAATGCTTTAGTTTTACAAATTGTTTCGGCGATCGCAATTTTTATTGCTGGTCCTTTAGCAGATCGAGTATTTGAACCCGCTATGTCACCTGGAGGCATAGCAACTATCCTAGGTAGTATCTTTAGCAGCGGTTCTGGGGCTGGGATGGCAGTTTTGTATGTGATCACTGCCATCAGTTTATTCCTAGTCGGCTGTGGCGGCTTCGCCTACCGAGAATTACAAGAATTAGAAGATATCAAACCAAATCGCGATAACCATACTATATAG
- a CDS encoding Uma2 family endonuclease: MMEIQSASQVVTPPLESGDRMSRFEFERRYQAMPHIKKAELIEGVVYVASPLRFRSHARPHGRIVTWLGTYEASTPQVALGDNATVRLDLDNELQPDAILLIQSAGGQARLTEDDYVEGAPELVVEVAASSAANDLYDKKNAYRRNQVQEYIVWQIFENKLDWFCLQAGEYVSLVPDADGVVRSQVFPGLWLAVPALLQQDMVQVLAVLQAGLNSAKHAEFVQKLSG, encoded by the coding sequence ATGATGGAGATACAATCTGCAAGTCAAGTGGTTACTCCTCCATTAGAAAGTGGCGATCGCATGTCGCGATTTGAGTTTGAACGCCGCTATCAAGCCATGCCGCACATTAAAAAAGCAGAATTGATCGAGGGAGTTGTGTACGTGGCATCGCCATTACGCTTTAGAAGCCATGCTAGACCGCACGGACGTATAGTCACTTGGTTAGGCACTTACGAAGCCTCTACACCTCAAGTAGCATTAGGTGACAACGCTACAGTACGCCTAGACTTAGATAACGAACTCCAGCCCGATGCGATTTTGTTGATTCAAAGCGCGGGAGGACAAGCACGACTAACAGAAGACGATTATGTCGAGGGTGCGCCCGAATTGGTCGTAGAAGTTGCCGCAAGTAGCGCTGCCAACGATTTGTATGATAAGAAAAATGCTTATCGCCGCAATCAAGTTCAAGAGTATATTGTTTGGCAGATTTTTGAGAATAAACTCGACTGGTTCTGTCTACAAGCGGGAGAATACGTATCGCTAGTACCCGATGCTGATGGAGTCGTTCGCAGTCAGGTTTTTCCAGGATTATGGTTGGCTGTTCCAGCATTATTACAGCAAGATATGGTGCAAGTGTTAGCAGTTTTGCAAGCAGGATTGAATTCAGCAAAACACGCGGAGTTTGTTCAGAAGTTGTCAGGGTAG
- a CDS encoding iron-siderophore ABC transporter substrate-binding protein, giving the protein MNIVRWLRFVLLVVMSFGIVSACSSRSAQIAPTLDAAANCRMIQHAVGETCVPLQPQRVVVLGVPTLGNALALGVKPIGSILYFDDPPPYLAQLIADIKVIGKEEQPNIEKILVLQPDLIIGLKYSAEAIYNQLSQVAPTVLDDWEGYPSWRNHFNFVAEVLGKTEEAKQVWANYEQRIQALKKALGNRVQDLEVSFVHICCGTIDIDLQNSFNGSILADVGLRRPPAQASPIAGGITSLSEERLMDIDGDILFVATDGDESAQKLAQLKQNPLWQKLKAVQHNRVYPVNYPTWRGGNPLAADAVIDDLFKYLVEKS; this is encoded by the coding sequence ATGAACATCGTCCGTTGGCTGCGATTCGTATTGTTGGTCGTCATGTCCTTTGGTATCGTGTCAGCCTGTAGTAGCCGCTCTGCTCAAATCGCCCCTACACTGGATGCGGCTGCTAATTGTCGTATGATTCAGCACGCAGTAGGAGAAACTTGCGTTCCGCTTCAGCCTCAACGTGTTGTTGTTTTAGGCGTTCCTACACTAGGTAATGCACTAGCATTAGGTGTCAAGCCGATTGGTTCAATTTTATACTTTGACGATCCTCCTCCGTATCTCGCCCAGCTAATCGCAGACATCAAGGTTATTGGGAAAGAAGAACAACCCAATATTGAGAAAATACTAGTGTTGCAACCCGATCTGATTATTGGTCTCAAATATTCTGCTGAAGCAATCTACAACCAACTTTCGCAAGTTGCGCCCACTGTTCTAGATGATTGGGAAGGATATCCGTCATGGAGAAATCACTTTAATTTTGTTGCCGAAGTGCTGGGGAAAACTGAGGAAGCCAAGCAAGTTTGGGCAAATTACGAGCAACGCATTCAAGCTTTAAAAAAAGCACTAGGAAATCGCGTTCAAGATCTGGAAGTTTCGTTCGTGCATATTTGCTGCGGCACAATCGATATTGATTTACAAAATTCTTTCAATGGCAGCATTCTTGCAGATGTAGGATTGCGTCGTCCACCTGCTCAAGCTTCTCCCATCGCAGGAGGTATTACTTCGCTATCTGAGGAACGATTGATGGATATTGATGGTGATATCCTCTTTGTGGCAACAGACGGCGATGAATCTGCGCAAAAATTAGCACAACTCAAACAAAACCCACTATGGCAGAAGTTGAAAGCCGTTCAACACAATCGGGTGTATCCAGTTAATTATCCAACTTGGAGAGGGGGTAATCCTCTAGCTGCTGATGCAGTTATTGACGATCTGTTCAAGTATTTAGTTGAAAAAAGCTAG